Proteins co-encoded in one Capnocytophaga ochracea DSM 7271 genomic window:
- a CDS encoding SusC/RagA family TonB-linked outer membrane protein, with protein MKKYVIAWGFFLCCFVGAFAQMISVSGKVTDVTNHPLEGAAVVVKNDNILLSMGTLTDIKGEFRISAKAGEVIRISYLGMKSREFTVSAEQPFLKVHLEPEIITLSSTDVVATGYQNLHKEQTTSAYTKIRTDQLNRQLNRTVQEAIEGQIAGVRFTKDPFTGKEVPILRGVGTFSGNVGYSPLVVIDDIPTDTPLEDINPKDIESVTVLKDAAATAIYGVRAANGVIVIVTKKGLQNGLRINVHTDLFYTFKPNMSRMRYASTSDLIDLETAFYQSKLADSNGNVDDLFASYGEIGGRQTVRYYSPLFQLYRDQAKGKLSQQEVNSTLNEWRNRDYLRDFKRYVWQPIISKRYNISVESGNNRSQNYASLQYEDTDERIVTEKTRALNLYLKNTYQLTPWLKSTIGVNGRYTAVDAVAEQVRNLYTDYLKQPRYTRLLGTNPYAGFNLVAPINGHILEQIADNDAFRSYSFNLLESIAQEHQKQYNLSLRPFANLQVSIIKGLQYQSYFQYELNTHNSETFFGKDTYYMRLRHNQLVKQDATTQKFSSELPEGGYYEQEKGQTQHYTFRQQLDFNRTFAEAHNVTALLGFEMRQHYTPRNTKEMQYGYDEQTLSFPTLNWKDLYNPGVTSYLYGRQSLSLSRNQQSETKHRFISFYSTLGYSYRQKYNLTGSVRVDQADMFGADPKYKYRPLWSVGGSWNLHREDFFYGNVVNLLKLRLTYGVSGNVDQTTTPFLRGHLLTDVRGAYPNQQYLQFNDTDLPNPKLRWEKTETTNLGIDFGMWYWLSGSIDLYRRYSSDLLVLTELDPTVGAQRRLINNGALLNKGIEVSLNATRELAKDLQLTVRTTFAYNKNTIEKVSSKPTNAVEYARNPLRYYKQGDDFNSLYAYRYKETTNGYPIYLDENGNPNTTFDANGVPTIKDIKSEDALVRLGTMNPTFNGALSLQLRYKAFELGTMFVYAGGHKLRKDTYSINQENETHRDITQRWTATNPTDMPRMSFDYPATLRRTANTVNTLWQLGDNQVVNADYIKWRNVLFSCYIPKNICEKLRLQEAKITAQLNNLITWCAAGDDIDPETYHLNSGSRALPVATAAFFGISFSF; from the coding sequence ATATGTAATAGCGTGGGGGTTCTTCCTCTGCTGTTTTGTGGGCGCTTTCGCCCAAATGATTAGTGTATCGGGCAAAGTAACCGATGTGACAAACCACCCTTTGGAAGGTGCAGCAGTAGTAGTTAAAAACGACAATATACTGCTATCTATGGGAACCCTTACCGATATCAAAGGGGAATTTCGGATCTCTGCAAAAGCAGGAGAAGTGATAAGGATTTCGTACTTAGGTATGAAATCTCGTGAATTTACCGTTTCGGCTGAACAACCCTTCTTAAAAGTGCATTTGGAACCGGAGATTATCACTTTAAGTTCTACCGATGTAGTAGCTACGGGCTACCAAAATCTTCACAAAGAGCAAACTACTTCGGCTTATACCAAAATAAGGACAGACCAGCTCAACCGTCAGCTTAATAGAACCGTACAAGAAGCTATTGAGGGACAAATAGCAGGTGTGCGCTTTACAAAAGACCCTTTTACAGGGAAAGAGGTGCCTATACTGCGCGGGGTAGGTACTTTTTCGGGCAATGTGGGCTATTCGCCTTTGGTGGTGATTGACGATATCCCTACCGATACGCCATTAGAGGATATCAACCCCAAAGATATCGAGTCGGTAACGGTACTGAAAGACGCTGCTGCGACGGCTATCTACGGGGTGCGCGCTGCCAATGGGGTGATTGTGATTGTCACCAAAAAGGGCTTACAGAATGGTTTGCGTATCAACGTGCATACCGACCTGTTCTATACTTTTAAACCCAATATGAGCCGTATGCGCTACGCTTCGACGTCCGACCTTATCGACCTCGAAACGGCTTTCTACCAAAGCAAATTGGCTGATAGCAATGGCAATGTAGATGACCTTTTTGCTTCCTACGGAGAAATTGGGGGCAGGCAAACAGTGAGGTATTACTCGCCTCTCTTCCAGCTATACCGCGACCAAGCCAAAGGAAAACTCAGCCAGCAAGAGGTGAACAGCACGCTTAACGAGTGGCGCAACCGCGATTACCTTCGCGACTTCAAGCGTTATGTGTGGCAACCTATCATCAGCAAACGCTACAATATAAGCGTAGAAAGTGGTAATAACCGCAGTCAGAATTACGCTTCGTTGCAATATGAAGACACCGATGAGCGTATCGTTACCGAAAAGACGCGCGCTCTGAACCTTTATTTAAAAAACACTTACCAGCTCACGCCTTGGCTAAAAAGCACCATAGGGGTGAATGGCAGATATACCGCTGTTGATGCCGTAGCTGAACAAGTGCGGAATTTGTATACCGATTACTTAAAGCAACCGCGTTACACTCGGCTATTGGGAACGAATCCGTATGCGGGTTTTAATTTAGTTGCCCCCATAAACGGACATATTTTAGAACAAATTGCGGACAATGATGCTTTCCGCTCGTATAGCTTCAATTTATTGGAATCGATAGCGCAAGAACATCAAAAACAGTACAACCTCAGTTTGCGTCCGTTTGCAAATCTGCAAGTATCTATCATCAAAGGTTTGCAATACCAAAGCTATTTTCAATATGAGTTAAACACTCACAACAGTGAAACTTTCTTTGGAAAAGACACTTATTATATGCGTTTGCGCCACAACCAATTGGTAAAACAAGATGCTACTACTCAAAAATTCTCTTCTGAACTGCCCGAAGGCGGTTATTACGAACAGGAGAAAGGGCAGACACAGCATTATACCTTCCGTCAGCAGTTGGATTTCAATCGCACTTTTGCGGAGGCACACAATGTGACAGCGCTATTGGGCTTCGAGATGCGTCAGCACTACACCCCGCGCAATACTAAGGAAATGCAATATGGTTACGACGAGCAAACGCTCTCCTTCCCTACCCTGAACTGGAAAGACCTCTACAATCCTGGTGTTACTAGCTATCTTTACGGCAGGCAGTCGCTATCGCTAAGCCGTAATCAGCAAAGCGAAACCAAACACCGCTTTATCTCTTTTTATAGCACGTTGGGCTATTCATACCGTCAGAAATACAACCTCACAGGGAGTGTGCGCGTAGACCAAGCTGATATGTTTGGGGCAGACCCCAAGTACAAATACCGTCCGCTATGGTCAGTAGGCGGTAGCTGGAATTTGCATCGCGAAGATTTCTTCTATGGTAATGTAGTAAACTTGCTAAAACTGCGCCTTACCTATGGTGTCAGTGGTAATGTAGACCAAACTACTACGCCTTTCTTACGCGGACATTTGCTTACCGATGTGCGAGGCGCTTACCCTAACCAACAGTATTTACAGTTCAACGATACCGATTTGCCTAACCCTAAATTACGTTGGGAAAAGACTGAAACCACCAATTTAGGTATTGACTTCGGTATGTGGTATTGGCTCTCAGGAAGTATCGACCTTTATCGTCGTTACAGTTCTGACCTGTTGGTACTCACTGAACTCGACCCTACCGTAGGTGCTCAAAGACGACTCATCAATAACGGAGCTTTACTGAATAAAGGAATAGAAGTGAGTTTGAATGCTACGCGTGAATTAGCCAAAGATTTGCAACTTACTGTAAGAACTACTTTTGCCTACAACAAAAATACCATTGAGAAAGTGAGTAGCAAGCCTACTAATGCCGTGGAATACGCTCGTAACCCCTTGCGTTATTACAAACAAGGAGACGACTTTAACTCGCTTTATGCCTATCGGTACAAGGAAACCACCAATGGCTACCCTATTTATTTAGACGAAAACGGCAACCCTAATACCACTTTCGACGCCAATGGTGTGCCCACTATTAAAGATATCAAAAGCGAAGATGCCCTCGTAAGATTAGGAACGATGAACCCCACCTTTAACGGAGCCCTTAGCTTGCAACTGCGCTATAAGGCTTTTGAGCTCGGTACGATGTTCGTGTATGCGGGTGGACATAAACTTCGCAAAGACACTTATTCCATCAATCAAGAAAACGAAACCCATCGCGATATTACCCAACGTTGGACAGCTACGAACCCCACTGATATGCCCCGTATGTCGTTCGACTATCCAGCGACTTTGAGACGTACTGCTAATACGGTGAATACTCTTTGGCAACTCGGCGACAATCAGGTGGTAAACGCCGATTATATCAAATGGCGCAATGTGTTATTTTCGTGTTATATTCCTAAAAACATTTGCGAGAAATTGCGCTTACAAGAGGCTAAAATCACCGCTCAGCTCAACAACCTAATCACTTGGTGTGCTGCTGGCGACGATATAGACCCCGAAACCTATCACCTCAACTCTGGAAGTCGCGCTTTGCCCGTAGCAACAGCAGCGTTTTTCGGTATATCATTTAGTTTTTAG
- a CDS encoding RagB/SusD family nutrient uptake outer membrane protein: MKRIISTIIFITLTFSACDKYTDLTPKGEKIINTAEEYYDLVVLPTKNYPPFNFRTLVDDNWVKESSIIGKTPDLNSINFYYEESAPRADYIESSPFYNNVYSYIGRWNMIITTVDNAKGDASLKARAKAEARLLRAFDYFMLVNVYAKGYDPTTAATDGGVCLMREFDLEAHPTKATVKEVYDFIQEDIEAALPLLQKHPVNVYHPSLAFGYALKARVHLFRREYQQALAAAQKSLSYNNQLIDMVAYEANPTPITVDKNPEVLNLAYMNGHTEMNIWYIYPVSPEFCNLFDATNDMRFKLFFNKNHRYNDKGSGTANWDMLATKFFYPTVGMKTGEMYLTLAECKARLGNLSGAMQTINILRSKRIKGSGATLATPATTEETVKLIIDERRRELAMGFNRFFDLKRLNTESAYAKTLQRTFPLVNTTVPQRTYTLPPNSPMYIVPFPKDVMEKNPSLTQNY; the protein is encoded by the coding sequence ATGAAAAGAATCATAAGCACAATAATATTCATAACGTTGACTTTCAGCGCTTGTGACAAATACACCGACCTCACTCCCAAAGGTGAAAAGATTATCAACACCGCCGAGGAATACTATGATTTGGTAGTACTCCCCACTAAAAACTACCCTCCTTTTAACTTCCGCACTCTGGTAGACGACAATTGGGTGAAGGAGAGTAGTATCATCGGTAAGACACCCGACCTGAACAGTATTAATTTTTATTACGAAGAAAGTGCCCCACGTGCCGATTACATCGAGTCGTCACCCTTTTATAACAATGTATACAGCTATATAGGTAGGTGGAATATGATTATTACTACCGTTGATAATGCCAAAGGCGATGCCTCACTAAAAGCACGTGCCAAAGCCGAAGCCCGCTTGCTAAGAGCTTTTGACTATTTTATGCTGGTAAACGTTTACGCCAAAGGCTACGACCCTACCACAGCAGCTACCGATGGTGGCGTGTGCCTAATGCGTGAATTCGACTTAGAAGCTCACCCTACCAAAGCTACCGTAAAAGAAGTGTATGACTTTATTCAAGAAGATATCGAGGCGGCGTTGCCCCTTTTGCAAAAACACCCTGTGAATGTATATCACCCCTCATTAGCTTTTGGCTATGCCTTGAAAGCCAGAGTGCACCTATTCAGAAGAGAATATCAGCAGGCATTAGCAGCAGCCCAAAAGAGTCTGTCGTACAACAACCAACTGATAGATATGGTGGCTTATGAGGCGAATCCTACCCCTATCACGGTAGATAAAAACCCCGAAGTGCTCAACTTAGCCTATATGAACGGACATACCGAGATGAACATTTGGTACATCTACCCGGTAAGTCCTGAGTTTTGCAACCTTTTTGATGCAACAAACGATATGCGCTTCAAGCTCTTTTTCAATAAGAACCACCGTTATAACGATAAAGGTTCGGGTACTGCCAACTGGGATATGCTCGCCACTAAGTTCTTCTACCCTACCGTAGGAATGAAAACAGGTGAGATGTACCTTACTTTAGCCGAGTGCAAAGCGCGCTTAGGCAACCTCAGTGGGGCGATGCAAACCATAAATATCCTCCGTAGCAAACGCATAAAAGGCAGTGGTGCGACCCTCGCTACCCCTGCTACTACTGAGGAGACCGTAAAGCTCATCATCGACGAGCGCCGTAGAGAGCTCGCTATGGGCTTTAATCGCTTTTTCGATTTAAAACGATTGAACACCGAGAGTGCTTATGCCAAAACCTTGCAACGCACCTTCCCTCTGGTGAATACCACTGTACCGCAACGCACCTATACCCTGCCTCCCAATTCGCCTATGTACATCGTTCCCTTTCCTAAGGACGTAATGGAGAAGAACCCATCGCTTACACAGAATTATTAA